The genomic segment AAAACGTGGAGCTTCCGCTAATGTACAACTCGTCCGTATCGGCCTCCGAACGCCGCAGCCGGGCCATCGAAGCGCTCAAAGCCGTAAGCCTGGGCGACCGTCTGGAGCATAAGTCCAATCAGATGTCCGGCGGACAGATGCAACGCGTGGCCATTGCCCGCGCATTGGTGAACGACCCTGCCGTAATACTGGCAGACGAAGCCACCGGCAATCTGGACACGCGCACCTCGTTCGAGATTTTGGTGCTCTTCCAAAAGCTGCATGCAGAAGGGCGTACCATCATCTTCGTAACGCACAACCCGGAAATAGCCCAATACAGCAGCCGCAACATCGTATTACGTGACGGACAGGTGAAGGACGACAAAGTGAATCCCGACATTCTGAACGCCGCCGAAACTCTGGCAGCATTGCCCAAACAGGAGGACGACTGATGCGGCAGTCTCAGGCAGTCTCAAAAACATTTTTCATAAAACATCAAACTAATGAACGGAACAAACCTCTTCAAAATAGCTCTCCGGGCACTTGCCAACAACAAGCTGCGCGCCTTCCTCACCATGCTGGGCATTATCATCGGCGTGGCATCCGTCATCACGATGCTTGCTATCGGACAAGGCTCAAAGAAAAGTATTCAGGCGCAAATCTCCGAAATGGGCTCCAACATGATAATGATCCATCCGGGAGCGGATATGCGCGGCGGCGTCCGTCAAGACCCCAGCGCCATGCAGACCCTGAAACTTGCCGACTACGAGGCGCTGCGCAACGAGACGAACTTCCTGTCCGCCGTCAGCCCCAACGTCTCCTCCTCCGGACAGCTCATTGCAGGCAATAACAACTATCCTTCTTCCGTAAGCGGTGTAGGTACGGAATACCTTGAAATACGCCAGCTTACGGTGGACAACGGAGCAATGTTTACCGAAGCCGATATACAGACTTCAGCCAAAGTATGCGTCATCGGAAAGACGATACAAGAGAATCTTTTTCCAACGGGAGAAGACCCCGTAGGACGCATTATCCGGTTCAACCAAGTGCCCTTCCGCGTGGTGGGTGTACTAAAGGCCAAAGGATATAACAGCATGGGAATGGACCAGGACGACGTCGTGCTGGCCCCCTACACCACCGTAATGAAGCGTCTGCTTGCCCAAACCTACCTGCAAGGCATCTTTGCCTCCGCACTCACCGAGGACATGACGGACAATGCCACCGAGGAAATCACCGAAATCCTGCGACGGAACCACAAACTGAAAAGCAGCGATGACGATGACTTCACCATACGCAGCCAACAGGAACTCAGCTCGATGATGAATACCACCACCGACCTGATGACGACACTGCTTGCCTGCATCGCAAGCATATCACTGATAGTAGGCGGCATAGGAATCATGAACATCATGTATGTGTCTGTAACGGAACGCACCCGCGAAATCGGCCTACGCATGAGTGTGGGCGCCAGAGGAGTAGACATCCTGTCGCAATTCCTCATCGAGGCCATCCTCATCAGTATCACCGGCGGACTGATTGGCGTAATCATAGGCTGCGGCGCAAGCTGGATAGTGAAAAGCGTGGCCCACTGGCCCATCTACATACAGGCTTGGAGCGTATTCCTCAGCTTTGCCGTCTGCACAGTGACGGGAGTGTTCTTCGGCTGGTATCCCGCCAAGAAAGCGGCAGACCTGGATCCGATAGAAGCAATACGGTATGAGTGAGCAAATGATTGGTGATTAATGATTAATCGCCAATCATTAATCCTAAAAAAATCCTATCTTTGCATTTGTATGAAACAGTTTCTTTATTCACGATCACGCATCATCGAATCTCTGATTCACATCATCGGCTGGGGAATTGTATTTGCATTTCCTTTCGTTATGATGACACGTGGAGGATTCGATATAACATTGGTGGAATACCTGCGCCATGGCAGCATTGTTCCACTTTCGTTTCTCATCGTCTTCTACACCAACTACTGCTTCCTCATCCCCCGGTATCTGTTCGAAGGACGCATCAAGCAATATCTCCTGCTGAACATAGTGCTGATAGTCTGCATCACCGCCGGAGTGCACTTCTGGCAGGAATATGCTTTCCACACCTACACCAAAGGAGGAAATGAAGGAAGAAGCCACATGGGACCTCCGAAATGGATATTCATCATGCGCGACTTATTCTCCATGATACTCACCGTCGGACTAAGCGCCGCCATCCGCCTTAGCGGACGTTGGGTACAAGTGGAAGCTGCCCGCCGCGAAGCCGAGAAAAGCCGTACGGAAGCGGAATTGAAAAATCTCCGCAACCAGCTCAACCCCCACTTCCTGCTCAATACGCTGAATAACATCTACGCTCTCATCGCCTTCGACACCGACAAGGCGCAAATGGCAGTACAGGAACTGAGCCGCCTGCTGCGCCATGTTCTCTACGACAACCAGCAAAATTTCGTGCCTCTGGCCAAAGAGATAGATTTCATCCGAAACTACATTGCACTGATGCGCATACGACTCTCGTCCAATGTGACCGTTGAAACACGTTTCGACATTCGCCCCGACACTCCAACGGAGATCGCCCCGATGATATTCATCTCTCTCATAGAGAATGCCTTCAAGCATGGAATCTCTCCTACCGAACCCAGCTATATCCGTATCTATTTTAGCGAAAGTGCCGATAGCGTGTGTTGCGAAATAGCCAACAGTTATCACCCCAAGAACGAAGCCGACAAGAGTGGAAGCGGTATCGGTCTGGAACAAGTGCGCAAGCGTCTGGAACTCACCTATCCCGGTCGGTACGAATGGCAGCATAGCGTAAGTGAGGATGAGAAAGAATATAAATCGATTTTAGTAATCAACCATTGACAACATGAATCTGAAATGTGCAATCGTAGATGATGAGCCATTGGCCTTGGACCTTTTGGAAAGCTACGTCAACAAGACCCCGTTCCTTGAACTTGCCGGCAAATACTCCAGTGCCGTACAGGCAATGAACAACCTGTCCGGCAAGGACATCGATCTCCTGTTTCTCGACATCCAAATGCCCGAACTCAACGGGCTGGAGTTTTCTAAAATGGTAGATATGCATACACGAATTGTTTTCACTACCGCCTTCGACCGGTATGCCATAGACGGCTACAAAGTCAATGCTCTCGATTATCTGCTGAAGCCTATCTCGTATGTGGATTTTCTGCAAGCCGCCAACAAAGCCTTGCAATGGTTTGAATTGTTGCAGCAACCCAAAGAGGAAGTGGAAAGCATCTTCGTGAAAAGCGATTATAAACTGATACAAGTGGAGCTCAAAAACATTCTCTACATTGAAGGTCTGAAGGACTATATCAAAATCTACGAAGAGAACTCCCCCAAACCCATTCTCTCACTGATGAGCATGAAGTCTATGGAGGAACTGCTGCCTGCTTCCCGCTTTATACGTGTGCACCGTTCCTACATCGTTCAAAAGGATAAGATACGTATCATCGACCGAGGGCGTATCGTTTTTGGCAAGAATTATATTCCTGTCAGTGACAGTTACAAACAAATATTTCAGGACTTTCTTAATAAAAGGAGTTAAAAAAGTTATCAATCCGTATATATTTTATTGATTCCGGCTGATTTCTAATAATATCCTATTGCATATTAAAAGATGTTTCCTTATCTTTGCAGCGAACAGATAGGAGTTGTGAAACTCCCCAATAGAATAGTTTAGTTAAGTCTAGTTTAGTTTTTGTGTAAAGCACTTCCTCCGTAAGCGAACGTTGGAAGTGCTTTTACATTATGGTATATCCTTTATTCAGGCATCTTCTCAAAGTGCCTTTTCTATTGCAGCTTTAATCAGCGGTTCCATGACATCATATCCCTCACCCGTCGGATGAACGCCATCTTTGGTATAGCGGGAGTTTAAAGCCTTGTTATCGGCAGATACCATTGCCTGATAATAATCAACAAACGGTATTTTGTTGGCCTCTGCATATGCTTTTATGCGGGTATTCAGAGCTTGGATTTTTTGCGGAGCATCCTTTATTTCCATTCTCCACTTAAAGGCGGCGGCAGGAAGTACCGAGGTCAATATAACCTTTATTTTATTGACTTTAGCAAGTTCCACCATAGACACGATATTGCCCAAGGTATAATCCTCATTATACGGATTCGTATTTTCTGCCACATCATTGGTTCCGGCGTTAATGACCACCAAAGCCGGAGAAAGATTGATCACATCTTCCCGAAAACGTAACAGAAATTGATATGAAGTCTGCCCGCTAATGCCGCGACCAATATATCCATTCGTTTTAAAGAAATCCGGATGAGTCCGCACCCAGCCTTCCGTAATAGAGTTGCCTAGAAAAACAACCCTTTTCTCCTTTTTGGCTGGTTTTGGCAACATTGCGTTTTCTTTGGAATAGCGAGCCAAATTTCCAAAATCTTTCTTCTGAGCACAAGCCTCCCCTATTGAGAGACAACAACTGATAGCTGCCAGCAATGCCCACTGGCCAATTCTTTTTCCTAGCATGTTTCTGTTTTTAAGTATTAACATTAGTTCTGGCAAACATACAAATATATCAGGAAAAAAACAAGAATTCTCAATTTGTACAAATAGCATCGCATAACAAAGATCGGGATCTTTCTCCTCCTCCCATCCACAATCCCCTTTAAACAAGACGGCACACATTTGTATATTTTAGTCAATTTATAGAGAATTATATGTATAAAATAATCACTGATTCGAAAATTAATATATATTCACATCCCTCACTCCGTAAAAATCAAAATAATATAAGTAAGTTTGCATTGACTTATCGTTTAGAGAAAATCTTTTTCTAGATGATTGTTTGTTTTGTTTGCATATCATCCTTTCTTTAAGCGTAAAGAAAGGATGATCTCAACACTTTCCACATCTTCATTGTTATCAACCTAAAGAATAGTATATGGAACTGCAACTCTCAAACATACGGAAAGAATACAAGAAAGATAAGTTGATGCGCAACACCATCTCTGAAAACCCCTTTGAGCAATTCGCCTGCTGGCTTAATGATGCTTTGCATTGCGGTGAAGACGAACCCACCGCTATGATCGTGGCCACCGTTGCTCCCGACGGCCGCCCTTCCACCCGCACAGTGCTGCTGAAAGGTGTAGAAAACGGCAGATTCATCTTCTACACCAACTACGAAAGCCGCAAAGGACAACAGCTAGCCGATAAT from the Bacteroides eggerthii genome contains:
- a CDS encoding ABC transporter ATP-binding protein, with product MSKTVIELQNIKRNFQVGDETVHALRGVSFSINEGEFVTIMGTSGSGKSTLLNILGCLDTPTTGEYLLDGISVRTMSKSQRAVLRNRKIGFVFQNYNLLPKTTAIENVELPLMYNSSVSASERRSRAIEALKAVSLGDRLEHKSNQMSGGQMQRVAIARALVNDPAVILADEATGNLDTRTSFEILVLFQKLHAEGRTIIFVTHNPEIAQYSSRNIVLRDGQVKDDKVNPDILNAAETLAALPKQEDD
- a CDS encoding ABC transporter permease, with amino-acid sequence MNGTNLFKIALRALANNKLRAFLTMLGIIIGVASVITMLAIGQGSKKSIQAQISEMGSNMIMIHPGADMRGGVRQDPSAMQTLKLADYEALRNETNFLSAVSPNVSSSGQLIAGNNNYPSSVSGVGTEYLEIRQLTVDNGAMFTEADIQTSAKVCVIGKTIQENLFPTGEDPVGRIIRFNQVPFRVVGVLKAKGYNSMGMDQDDVVLAPYTTVMKRLLAQTYLQGIFASALTEDMTDNATEEITEILRRNHKLKSSDDDDFTIRSQQELSSMMNTTTDLMTTLLACIASISLIVGGIGIMNIMYVSVTERTREIGLRMSVGARGVDILSQFLIEAILISITGGLIGVIIGCGASWIVKSVAHWPIYIQAWSVFLSFAVCTVTGVFFGWYPAKKAADLDPIEAIRYE
- a CDS encoding sensor histidine kinase, translating into MKQFLYSRSRIIESLIHIIGWGIVFAFPFVMMTRGGFDITLVEYLRHGSIVPLSFLIVFYTNYCFLIPRYLFEGRIKQYLLLNIVLIVCITAGVHFWQEYAFHTYTKGGNEGRSHMGPPKWIFIMRDLFSMILTVGLSAAIRLSGRWVQVEAARREAEKSRTEAELKNLRNQLNPHFLLNTLNNIYALIAFDTDKAQMAVQELSRLLRHVLYDNQQNFVPLAKEIDFIRNYIALMRIRLSSNVTVETRFDIRPDTPTEIAPMIFISLIENAFKHGISPTEPSYIRIYFSESADSVCCEIANSYHPKNEADKSGSGIGLEQVRKRLELTYPGRYEWQHSVSEDEKEYKSILVINH
- a CDS encoding LytR/AlgR family response regulator transcription factor; its protein translation is MNLKCAIVDDEPLALDLLESYVNKTPFLELAGKYSSAVQAMNNLSGKDIDLLFLDIQMPELNGLEFSKMVDMHTRIVFTTAFDRYAIDGYKVNALDYLLKPISYVDFLQAANKALQWFELLQQPKEEVESIFVKSDYKLIQVELKNILYIEGLKDYIKIYEENSPKPILSLMSMKSMEELLPASRFIRVHRSYIVQKDKIRIIDRGRIVFGKNYIPVSDSYKQIFQDFLNKRS
- a CDS encoding SGNH/GDSL hydrolase family protein; amino-acid sequence: MLGKRIGQWALLAAISCCLSIGEACAQKKDFGNLARYSKENAMLPKPAKKEKRVVFLGNSITEGWVRTHPDFFKTNGYIGRGISGQTSYQFLLRFREDVINLSPALVVINAGTNDVAENTNPYNEDYTLGNIVSMVELAKVNKIKVILTSVLPAAAFKWRMEIKDAPQKIQALNTRIKAYAEANKIPFVDYYQAMVSADNKALNSRYTKDGVHPTGEGYDVMEPLIKAAIEKAL